Proteins found in one Aneurinibacillus uraniidurans genomic segment:
- a CDS encoding oligosaccharide flippase family protein: protein MPVFLKQMALRSSAIFIVKLMGALARIPLFRLLGAEGVGLYQMAYSFYGLILTIITAGFPTALFLMTAKDAQRGKNLVVMMLVCLAVIGGGIGYLSYRLAPDIALFMGDQNLTVPIQYIAPALVVVPLLHLVRGYLQGIESYGSIASSEVIEQLVRVCTMLGFATVWAVHGKVWAVSGAVFGAFTGAVCALLFLIIPLRMSLRVINGERLEQTISIGLPVFLYSSVTILATRLVVPVSEFLDALIVPHRLQDGGMSADQAIAVFGEIAGMAVTAVYFPTIMTAAISHTLSAKITEDWKDKKNKIFVRRSHLALQLTWGLGVVSTLFLFFYARDVSMLLFNKEEVGGAIRYLCAIPLLTGLREVTTTILWAQEREQEPVKGLLFGSACSVVLGYLLIAIPGFGYEGTVISILSLELVSVVWNMKQIKKSVNRIFLFMPALWEAFHIVMIGIGCFWVIGAVNELFFYTWPIYVQEIEKMVLFYGGLVSYMGLRFVKRNGLTIFF from the coding sequence ATGCCTGTTTTTTTAAAACAAATGGCACTTCGCTCAAGTGCCATTTTTATTGTTAAGTTGATGGGAGCGCTTGCTCGTATTCCACTGTTTCGGTTGCTGGGGGCAGAAGGAGTCGGGCTGTACCAGATGGCCTATTCTTTTTATGGACTGATTCTCACGATTATTACGGCTGGATTTCCAACGGCATTATTTTTGATGACGGCAAAAGATGCACAGCGAGGTAAAAATCTCGTAGTCATGATGCTTGTTTGCTTGGCGGTAATCGGGGGGGGGATTGGATATCTCTCTTATCGGTTAGCACCAGATATTGCTTTATTTATGGGAGATCAGAATCTTACTGTACCTATTCAATATATAGCACCTGCTTTAGTTGTCGTTCCCCTGCTTCATCTCGTTCGTGGATATTTACAAGGAATTGAATCGTACGGATCGATTGCAAGTTCTGAAGTGATTGAACAGTTAGTTCGTGTATGTACGATGCTTGGATTCGCAACCGTATGGGCCGTACATGGAAAAGTATGGGCAGTTAGTGGAGCTGTTTTTGGGGCTTTCACGGGAGCGGTGTGTGCTTTGTTGTTCTTAATCATACCCCTGCGTATGTCGCTGCGAGTGATTAATGGAGAAAGGTTGGAGCAGACGATTTCAATTGGGCTTCCCGTCTTTCTGTACAGCTCGGTTACCATTTTGGCGACTCGTCTTGTTGTTCCAGTATCTGAATTTTTGGATGCACTTATCGTCCCGCATCGTCTGCAAGATGGAGGGATGAGCGCTGATCAAGCCATCGCTGTTTTTGGTGAGATTGCCGGAATGGCAGTAACGGCTGTTTATTTTCCAACGATTATGACGGCCGCGATTTCACACACGTTGTCTGCGAAAATAACAGAAGATTGGAAGGATAAAAAAAATAAAATTTTTGTAAGAAGGTCACATCTTGCTTTACAACTAACCTGGGGATTAGGTGTTGTTTCCACGCTGTTTCTTTTTTTCTATGCCCGAGATGTGTCGATGCTGTTATTCAATAAGGAGGAAGTAGGGGGGGCGATTCGTTATTTGTGCGCGATTCCTCTGCTTACGGGACTTCGGGAGGTAACAACGACTATTTTATGGGCACAAGAAAGAGAGCAGGAACCAGTGAAAGGCTTGTTATTTGGAAGTGCTTGTTCGGTAGTTTTGGGATACTTGCTAATCGCTATTCCTGGATTCGGTTATGAAGGGACAGTCATAAGTATTCTCTCGTTAGAGCTTGTTTCAGTAGTATGGAATATGAAGCAAATAAAGAAGAGTGTGAACCGAATCTTTCTATTTATGCCTGCTTTGTGGGAGGCTTTTCATATTGTTATGATTGGAATTGGATGCTTCTGGGTAATTGGAGCGGTTAATGAGTTGTTTTTTTATACATGGCCGATATATGTTCAGGAAATCGAAAAGATGGTTTTGTTTTATGGTGGATTAGTTAGTTATATGGGACTTCGGTTTGTGAAACGGAATGGACTTACGATTTTTTTCTAA
- a CDS encoding polysaccharide deacetylase family protein, producing the protein MRKGIIILAFFLTVSSLTYASQSPDYTKEQRVPVLLYHHILRKEENKKFKHNSGVITPELFAQQMKLLHDNGYKTVTLQQLEQFITRKITLPKKSIVITFDDGYLSNLTYAYPILKKYNYTAALFLITGNMKTQPEKFNPDKLNYISWSELPIYSDVFQYESHTNEFHRMVGNKSFLLAKPAEDVLIDLELSKMLLQSRYFAYPYGKYNKNTIQLVKKAGYAMAFTTRPRKACPGTSLLEVPRYGILPTTTMQQFKNIIGIP; encoded by the coding sequence ATGCGAAAGGGTATCATCATACTTGCTTTCTTTCTCACAGTAAGTTCGCTAACATACGCAAGCCAAAGCCCTGATTATACCAAAGAGCAACGTGTTCCTGTGCTGTTATATCACCATATTTTACGAAAAGAAGAAAATAAGAAATTTAAACATAACTCAGGTGTGATTACACCTGAGTTATTTGCACAACAAATGAAACTATTACACGATAACGGATATAAAACCGTAACCCTGCAACAACTTGAACAATTTATCACAAGAAAAATTACGCTGCCCAAAAAAAGTATCGTCATTACGTTTGATGATGGTTACTTAAGTAACCTTACATATGCTTACCCCATTTTGAAAAAATATAACTATACAGCCGCTCTTTTCCTCATCACAGGAAACATGAAAACACAACCAGAAAAATTTAACCCGGATAAACTGAATTATATTAGTTGGTCCGAACTCCCCATATACTCAGACGTATTTCAATATGAAAGTCATACAAATGAGTTCCATCGAATGGTTGGTAACAAAAGCTTTTTACTGGCTAAACCTGCCGAAGATGTACTCATCGATCTTGAGTTGTCTAAAATGCTGTTACAGTCTCGTTACTTCGCCTATCCGTATGGTAAATATAATAAAAACACAATACAATTAGTCAAAAAAGCGGGCTACGCCATGGCGTTTACGACTCGTCCCCGCAAAGCATGCCCAGGAACTTCCTTACTCGAAGTTCCGCGCTATGGAATTCTGCCCACTACAACCATGCAGCAATTCAAAAATATCATCGGAATTCCATGA
- a CDS encoding amidase domain-containing protein translates to MHILCAEGSDRDVYGMAGDKRMMKQIMVYYLCVCLLVIPHRGYTTGRDGETDLTVFLNKLFEARTQLLIENNPHIIEKYYNLQQKTSRYALQQENKRANYIQKWAETRGVTFTEAKGNIRISRTKVKGNTATVSLLHTLKLTYRYTGKNMSSHSFGIGTRHGIRLEKNETGWHVIREWYSDPIEENPDTIPSDSVKDMPYIHALILNAAVDKSEPVTRTKKYNREKAVAYANKYAGAAWGAGNDHRYNPKYKDYNYIGGDCTNFASQVLGDPEEGGGLPMRGGWYYRYKQGGSTAWVRTDSFKNFLVYSGYGKVIARGVYSDVVKPTMKNPTGAIARLQPGDLIGYEMNGDIDHFSIVVGRDENGYALVNSHTGDRYRVPWDLGWDKYTKFVLIHIRD, encoded by the coding sequence ATGCACATACTATGCGCAGAAGGGAGCGACCGCGATGTATATGGTATGGCAGGCGATAAACGGATGATGAAACAAATAATGGTATATTACTTGTGTGTATGTCTATTGGTAATTCCTCATCGTGGTTATACTACAGGGCGTGATGGTGAGACAGATCTTACTGTTTTTCTTAATAAGCTATTTGAAGCACGGACACAATTGTTGATTGAGAATAACCCGCACATTATCGAAAAATATTACAATCTCCAGCAGAAAACAAGTCGTTATGCGCTACAGCAGGAGAATAAGCGAGCGAATTACATTCAAAAGTGGGCAGAAACAAGAGGGGTAACATTTACTGAAGCAAAAGGAAATATTAGGATTTCACGTACGAAAGTAAAGGGAAATACAGCTACTGTATCACTCTTACATACATTAAAGCTTACATATAGATATACGGGTAAAAATATGAGTTCCCACTCGTTCGGAATCGGTACGCGCCATGGAATTCGCCTAGAAAAAAACGAAACAGGTTGGCATGTTATTAGGGAATGGTATTCAGATCCGATTGAAGAGAATCCGGATACGATTCCGTCTGATTCGGTGAAGGACATGCCGTATATTCATGCGCTTATTCTGAATGCAGCGGTGGATAAGTCTGAACCAGTCACACGAACGAAGAAGTATAACCGCGAAAAGGCGGTCGCGTATGCGAATAAGTATGCAGGAGCAGCATGGGGAGCCGGGAATGATCACCGGTATAATCCAAAATATAAGGATTACAATTACATAGGAGGGGATTGTACGAACTTTGCTTCGCAAGTTCTTGGTGATCCAGAAGAAGGGGGAGGACTTCCTATGCGTGGTGGTTGGTACTATCGCTATAAACAGGGGGGAAGCACTGCATGGGTGCGAACCGATTCCTTTAAGAATTTTCTGGTGTACAGTGGATATGGGAAAGTGATCGCACGCGGGGTGTATAGCGATGTGGTAAAACCTACGATGAAGAATCCTACAGGGGCGATTGCCCGCTTACAACCAGGAGATTTAATCGGGTATGAAATGAATGGCGATATTGACCATTTCTCCATCGTTGTAGGCCGGGATGAGAATGGATATGCACTCGTGAACTCTCATACAGGTGATCGCTATCGTGTTCCATGGGATTTAGGCTGGGATAAGTATACAAAATTTGTACTGATCCATATACGGGATTAA
- the lepB gene encoding signal peptidase I encodes MMKQQSGLVIWSRYFLLIVGGVLAVRLFLFAPYVVKGVSMEPTLANNERILVNKWVYYAENPQRGDIIVLHATKEDDYIKRIIGIPGDELELKDGILYRNGSVASEPYLAEATLSGFERIVVPKDSYFVMGDNRNRSMDSREIGFIARSNVVGRAEYVFYPLDRTHEVR; translated from the coding sequence ATGATGAAGCAGCAGTCCGGACTTGTGATATGGAGCCGCTATTTTTTGCTTATTGTAGGAGGGGTACTAGCCGTTCGGCTCTTCTTATTTGCCCCGTATGTTGTGAAAGGTGTATCGATGGAGCCGACACTTGCCAATAATGAACGCATCTTAGTGAACAAATGGGTGTACTATGCAGAAAACCCACAGCGAGGCGATATAATCGTGTTACATGCTACAAAAGAAGATGATTACATTAAGCGCATTATTGGCATTCCAGGGGATGAACTGGAATTGAAAGATGGTATCTTGTACCGGAATGGAAGTGTGGCAAGTGAACCATACTTGGCGGAAGCAACATTGTCAGGATTTGAACGAATTGTTGTACCGAAGGATTCGTATTTTGTGATGGGGGATAACCGAAATCGAAGTATGGATAGTCGGGAGATTGGTTTTATTGCGCGTAGTAATGTGGTCGGTCGAGCCGAGTATGTATTTTATCCGCTTGACCGTACGCATGAGGTTCGCTAA
- a CDS encoding undecaprenyl-diphosphatase yields MSLLNLDYNLFQLINHLAVVYPFLNPIMRFLAQEGEYVFYVGIIFYWFTRKEQNRWMVIHSLVSACVALGISGLIGDFFYRDRPFVSHHVNQLIPHAMNASFPSDHATGAFVIATSIFLFRKQEGRAWLVLAAGVAFSRIWVGVHYPLDVLAGTLLGCGTAIAMYKWIPKWKMVANLLQQGLLVYEKMERRILPTKSPQ; encoded by the coding sequence ATGTCATTACTTAATCTCGATTACAATTTGTTTCAGTTGATTAATCATCTCGCTGTCGTTTATCCTTTCCTAAATCCTATCATGCGTTTTTTAGCGCAAGAAGGGGAATATGTATTTTACGTAGGCATCATTTTTTACTGGTTTACGCGCAAGGAGCAAAATCGCTGGATGGTCATTCACTCGTTAGTCTCTGCGTGTGTGGCGCTTGGAATTAGCGGGCTAATCGGTGACTTCTTCTACCGAGATCGCCCATTTGTGTCTCATCATGTCAATCAGTTAATTCCGCATGCTATGAATGCTTCTTTTCCAAGTGATCATGCTACCGGCGCTTTTGTAATTGCTACTTCCATCTTCCTTTTCCGTAAACAAGAAGGACGAGCTTGGTTAGTCCTGGCTGCTGGCGTAGCCTTTTCACGTATTTGGGTAGGCGTACATTATCCGTTAGATGTGCTTGCCGGAACGTTACTCGGTTGCGGCACTGCAATCGCTATGTATAAATGGATCCCAAAATGGAAAATGGTTGCCAACCTGCTACAACAAGGACTCCTTGTCTACGAAAAAATGGAACGCCGCATTTTACCGACCAAAAGCCCACAATAA
- a CDS encoding DMT family transporter, producing the protein MSHKKHMLLANLALLGIAIAWGYTFVLTKDLLEEMGPLYFIGTRFLLAALLLLPFCWKHLRRTDREVWKAGLTCGLLLWASFTLQVVGINLTTPGKAGVLTGTMVIFAPLLYFVWARIPVQTGPLLGSLCAFSGLILLSWDGNWSGVNLGDGLTLLCAFCFAIHMVMVDRLYHKNITFDALLFVMIQLFVVGIIDTALAVATEPVPSMLSPYGWFAYLFDLLIGTALAYVVQIKAQKYSPPTHVSLILAFEPVFAFVFSWLLWGEAATSAVVVGIVLILAGIFVTEGWEMVRARIKDAALYDEERASG; encoded by the coding sequence ATGTCTCACAAGAAACACATGCTGCTGGCGAATCTTGCTCTGCTTGGCATCGCAATTGCCTGGGGGTATACGTTCGTTCTAACGAAAGATTTGCTCGAAGAGATGGGGCCACTCTATTTCATCGGTACCCGCTTCTTGCTGGCAGCTCTGCTGTTGCTTCCGTTTTGCTGGAAGCATCTCAGACGTACCGACCGTGAAGTATGGAAGGCTGGGCTTACCTGCGGCTTGCTGCTGTGGGCTTCCTTCACCCTTCAAGTCGTCGGCATCAATCTGACAACACCAGGTAAAGCAGGAGTTCTCACAGGAACTATGGTGATTTTTGCTCCGCTTTTGTATTTTGTATGGGCACGGATTCCTGTACAGACAGGACCTTTGCTTGGCAGTCTATGCGCATTCTCCGGGCTGATTCTTCTCTCATGGGATGGCAATTGGTCTGGAGTAAACCTCGGTGATGGGCTCACACTCCTGTGCGCATTCTGCTTTGCCATCCACATGGTTATGGTCGACCGGCTGTATCACAAAAACATTACATTTGACGCCCTTTTATTCGTCATGATTCAACTATTCGTAGTTGGCATCATTGATACTGCACTTGCTGTAGCTACCGAGCCTGTACCTAGCATGTTGTCTCCATATGGCTGGTTTGCCTATCTATTCGATCTGCTTATCGGTACAGCTCTTGCCTATGTCGTACAGATTAAAGCTCAGAAGTATTCACCACCAACACATGTCAGCTTGATTCTGGCGTTTGAGCCCGTATTCGCGTTCGTCTTTTCCTGGCTGTTATGGGGGGAAGCAGCTACATCGGCTGTCGTGGTCGGCATTGTACTCATTCTCGCAGGTATTTTCGTGACAGAAGGCTGGGAGATGGTACGTGCTCGCATAAAAGATGCGGCACTGTATGATGAGGAACGGGCATCTGGATAA
- a CDS encoding aldehyde dehydrogenase family protein, which produces MQLASPSLNPNVESFLKGPKKLLINGQWVESSSGKTFETINPATTQVLCQVADGNAEDIDKAVKAARAALNGKWGRMTPSARGKLLYRLAELIEQHTEELAQLETLDNGKPIRETANADVPLTVDHFRYYAGWATKIYGQTIPVSIPNFFNYTKREPVGVVGQIIPWNFPLLMAAWKLGAALACGNTVVLKPAEQTPLSALRLGELIMEAGFPDGVVNIVTGFGETAGQPLVDHYDVDKIAFTGSTDVGRLIMRQAAGTLKKISLELGGKSPNIILPDADMSRAIPGALSGIFFNQGQVCCAGSRLYVHKKVYDNVLSDMVDHAKKIKVGNGLLADTEMGPLVSAEQFSRVSDYIDVGLKEGAQRVTAVESAEELANGYFVTPTVFSDVSDDMTIAQEEIFGPVLAAMPFDDIEDVIERANRTNYGLAAGVWTQNLSTAHKLADRIRAGTVWVNCYNVFDAASPFGGYKQSGIGREMGSYALELYTEVKSVWINTR; this is translated from the coding sequence ATGCAACTCGCTTCGCCATCGTTAAACCCGAATGTAGAATCATTCCTGAAAGGCCCGAAAAAATTGCTCATTAACGGGCAGTGGGTGGAGTCTTCCTCTGGAAAAACGTTCGAGACCATTAACCCGGCTACGACACAAGTTCTATGTCAGGTAGCGGATGGAAACGCGGAAGATATTGATAAGGCGGTTAAAGCGGCACGAGCAGCTCTCAATGGCAAGTGGGGACGAATGACCCCTTCGGCACGCGGCAAGCTTCTGTATCGATTGGCTGAGCTCATTGAACAACATACAGAAGAACTGGCTCAGTTGGAGACATTGGATAATGGTAAGCCGATTCGTGAAACGGCGAATGCTGATGTCCCACTTACAGTAGATCATTTCCGTTATTATGCCGGATGGGCGACAAAGATTTACGGACAAACAATCCCGGTATCCATTCCGAATTTCTTTAACTATACAAAACGTGAGCCGGTTGGCGTAGTTGGTCAGATCATCCCGTGGAACTTCCCGCTTCTTATGGCGGCGTGGAAGCTGGGTGCGGCTCTCGCATGCGGCAATACAGTAGTCTTGAAACCGGCAGAGCAGACGCCGTTATCAGCACTGCGTCTTGGCGAACTCATTATGGAAGCGGGATTCCCAGATGGCGTAGTAAACATTGTGACTGGATTTGGTGAGACGGCAGGGCAGCCGCTTGTTGATCATTACGATGTCGACAAGATTGCGTTCACCGGTTCAACCGATGTTGGTCGTCTGATCATGCGTCAGGCTGCTGGCACGCTGAAGAAGATCTCCCTTGAGCTTGGCGGTAAATCGCCAAATATTATTTTGCCAGATGCGGATATGTCCCGTGCGATTCCGGGAGCGCTCAGCGGTATTTTCTTTAACCAGGGACAGGTATGCTGCGCAGGATCTCGTCTGTACGTGCACAAAAAAGTGTACGACAACGTGTTAAGTGACATGGTAGATCATGCGAAAAAAATTAAAGTGGGCAACGGTCTGCTTGCGGATACGGAGATGGGACCGCTCGTATCAGCGGAGCAGTTCAGCCGTGTTAGCGATTATATCGATGTTGGTCTGAAGGAAGGCGCACAGCGCGTTACCGCAGTGGAAAGCGCAGAAGAGCTGGCGAATGGTTACTTTGTAACGCCGACAGTATTCTCTGACGTATCGGATGACATGACAATTGCGCAGGAAGAAATCTTCGGCCCGGTGCTTGCGGCGATGCCGTTTGATGACATTGAGGATGTAATTGAGCGTGCGAATCGTACGAATTACGGATTGGCAGCAGGTGTGTGGACACAGAATCTGTCTACCGCACATAAACTTGCGGATCGCATTCGTGCGGGCACTGTATGGGTAAATTGCTACAACGTATTCGATGCGGCCTCTCCGTTCGGCGGCTACAAACAGAGCGGTATTGGTCGAGAGATGGGCAGCTATGCGCTTGAACTGTATACAGAAGTGAAGAGCGTATGGATTAATACGCGCTAG